Proteins encoded together in one uncultured Desulfosarcina sp. window:
- a CDS encoding ABC transporter permease produces the protein MSWLANSALSVEVLAGHRLRTALSLSGIVIGVASVIIMIAVGMGAERKVIERIEAMGTNLIVVTADQTRKSGGTVRRIQSAKTLKRSDVRAIMARCPSVHKAAGSIRRSIILRYKGNTIKTTLVGLEPDGFSICRLVPESGRLHGEAEERSRRRVVVFAPTAARKTFEGATVVGEAVRLGRQPFRTIGLTAPKGADSNGTDMDDRVFVPLTTAMRRLANVDYLDTIFAQAADGVPLPVAEAEIKTVLRQKHRLGNRADDFSVYNQLDLIRLHKETARSLTLLIVTVAALSWVVGGVGILAVMLMAVRERRPEIGLRRALGARAGDVLWQFVFEAVILALTGAVSGLMLGLLGIWITHATGWGPTLIPWPAAFLAVGASILLGFACGVYPAIKASRLSPVVALKL, from the coding sequence GTGAGCTGGCTGGCCAATTCGGCATTGTCCGTTGAAGTATTAGCAGGGCACAGACTGAGAACGGCTTTAAGCCTATCCGGCATTGTGATCGGCGTCGCCTCGGTGATCATCATGATTGCCGTCGGTATGGGCGCCGAAAGAAAGGTCATCGAAAGAATCGAAGCCATGGGAACGAATCTGATCGTGGTAACGGCCGATCAGACTCGTAAAAGCGGAGGAACCGTCAGACGCATCCAATCGGCAAAGACCCTCAAAAGAAGCGATGTCCGTGCCATCATGGCCCGGTGCCCATCCGTGCACAAAGCGGCCGGTTCCATCCGCAGATCCATTATCCTGCGCTACAAAGGCAATACAATCAAAACCACCCTCGTGGGCCTGGAACCCGACGGTTTTTCCATTTGCCGCCTGGTGCCGGAATCGGGCCGTCTCCATGGCGAAGCCGAAGAACGATCCAGGCGGCGCGTTGTGGTCTTTGCCCCCACGGCCGCCCGCAAAACCTTCGAGGGCGCGACAGTGGTGGGTGAAGCCGTTCGTCTCGGGAGACAACCGTTTCGTACCATCGGGCTCACTGCTCCCAAAGGGGCCGACTCCAACGGTACCGACATGGACGACAGGGTCTTTGTGCCACTGACCACGGCGATGCGACGTCTGGCGAATGTCGATTATTTAGACACCATATTTGCTCAAGCCGCCGATGGCGTCCCCTTACCCGTGGCCGAGGCGGAAATTAAAACCGTTCTGCGGCAGAAGCATCGTTTGGGCAACCGGGCCGATGACTTTTCCGTTTACAACCAACTGGACCTCATCCGCCTGCATAAGGAGACGGCACGTTCCTTGACCCTTTTGATCGTCACCGTGGCCGCCTTGAGTTGGGTGGTGGGTGGCGTGGGGATTCTGGCCGTCATGCTCATGGCCGTAAGAGAACGACGACCGGAAATCGGCCTCAGGCGCGCTTTGGGCGCAAGGGCAGGCGACGTATTATGGCAGTTCGTTTTCGAGGCCGTTATTCTGGCGCTGACCGGCGCCGTAAGCGGGTTGATGTTGGGTCTCTTGGGAATCTGGATCACCCATGCGACCGGTTGGGGGCCCACGCTGATCCCCTGGCCGGCGGCTTTTCTGGCAGTCGGCGCCTCCATTTTATTAGGGTTTGCATGCGGGGTTTATCCGGCCATCAAAGCGTCACGACTCAGTCCGGTCGTAGCCTTGAAACTGTAA